From Candidatus Thermoplasmatota archaeon, the proteins below share one genomic window:
- a CDS encoding winged helix-turn-helix transcriptional regulator: MSKQLEYHKQKIYVCLQEHPGLHISKIAETIGINISLLKIIIEEMINDGLLLAFEDAGFKRYYVNGQHEKPHAQKMNDIRKKIYMLVAEQPGLNLTTIAEMLNMRISLAEYHLFLLEKNGLIQGQKDTGFKRYYVKDATIRSEDRILLGLLRQEIPLKIILLLLKHKTLQHKDILQHFDLAPSTLTYHINKLLKEGIIDVQTFGTEKGYFLKNKTAIVAFLTKYNLNKMIETFSDTWDDLSYDI; this comes from the coding sequence ATGTCGAAACAGCTTGAATACCATAAACAAAAAATCTACGTATGTCTTCAAGAGCATCCAGGATTACATATCAGTAAAATAGCAGAGACGATCGGCATCAATATCTCATTGTTAAAAATCATTATTGAAGAAATGATAAACGATGGGTTGTTGCTGGCTTTTGAGGATGCAGGGTTTAAACGATATTATGTCAATGGCCAACATGAGAAACCTCATGCTCAAAAAATGAATGATATCCGGAAAAAAATCTACATGCTCGTTGCCGAACAGCCGGGTTTAAACCTTACAACGATTGCAGAAATGCTCAACATGCGGATATCATTAGCAGAATATCATCTTTTTCTCTTAGAAAAAAATGGTTTGATCCAAGGTCAGAAAGATACAGGGTTTAAACGATATTATGTCAAAGATGCGACGATTCGATCAGAAGATCGAATATTATTAGGATTACTTCGACAAGAAATCCCGCTAAAGATCATCCTCCTTCTTTTGAAGCATAAAACCTTGCAACACAAAGATATTTTGCAACATTTTGATTTAGCACCGTCAACATTAACCTATCATATTAATAAGCTGTTAAAAGAAGGCATTATTGATGTGCAAACCTTTGGCACTGAAAAAGGATATTTTTTAAAAAATAAGACCGCTATTGTTGCCTTTCTTACCAAATATAATCTTAATAAAATGATTGAAACTTTTTCAGATACATGGGATGATCTATCGTATGATATTTAA
- the truD gene encoding tRNA pseudouridine(13) synthase TruD, with the protein MKLKQQPTDFIVQELSNIQISDTEKKYSIYLLEKQELDTFSALKYLSNQLNIPLFDIGYAGLKDKHALTRQYISIPTQDTVDFSKIPQIHLTFLGYSDTKIKIGDLTGNHFTITVRDIRSKEIHKILQRAQSISVDGIPNYFDSQRFGSVLHQDFIIRQVINNNFEHAVKMYLTEYLKSESKRIKNIKRTILDHWKTLENLTIREKQFAVVIHEYQQTRSWEKAYKKIPAHLRELYVNAYQSYLWNECIKELLKKHVNKQQLFSVEYPLGSLLFYTMLTKQEKENLPETFQTISNTASFLDHEQPIVQTILARQSLTLQHFDIYQKTGNFFKPRARPVIVYPADFFLSEPSIDELNTSSQQPRYKIQLSFSLPKGSYATIVTKKIFGH; encoded by the coding sequence ATGAAACTCAAACAGCAACCTACTGATTTCATCGTCCAAGAATTATCCAATATCCAGATATCAGATACTGAAAAAAAATATTCGATTTACCTCTTAGAAAAACAAGAACTTGATACTTTTTCAGCACTCAAATATCTTTCAAACCAACTCAACATCCCGCTGTTTGACATTGGTTATGCAGGACTGAAAGATAAACATGCACTCACCAGACAATATATCTCGATTCCTACGCAGGATACAGTTGATTTTTCAAAAATTCCACAGATACATCTAACGTTTCTCGGGTATTCTGATACAAAAATCAAAATCGGAGATTTAACCGGAAATCATTTTACGATAACGGTTCGAGATATCCGTTCAAAAGAAATACACAAAATCCTGCAACGCGCACAATCCATTTCTGTTGATGGTATACCTAACTATTTTGATTCACAGCGATTCGGGAGTGTTCTTCATCAGGATTTCATCATACGGCAGGTCATCAACAATAACTTTGAGCATGCAGTCAAAATGTATCTCACAGAATATCTTAAATCAGAGTCAAAAAGAATCAAAAACATCAAACGAACCATCCTTGATCATTGGAAGACGCTTGAGAATCTTACTATCCGAGAGAAACAATTCGCGGTTGTGATTCATGAGTATCAACAGACACGATCCTGGGAGAAAGCATATAAGAAAATACCAGCACACCTCCGAGAACTTTACGTCAATGCGTATCAAAGCTATCTCTGGAATGAATGTATTAAAGAACTGTTAAAAAAACACGTCAACAAGCAACAACTATTCTCAGTTGAATACCCACTGGGATCTTTGCTTTTTTATACTATGCTTACCAAACAAGAAAAAGAAAATCTACCAGAAACCTTTCAAACAATCAGTAACACGGCATCGTTTTTAGACCATGAACAGCCGATTGTTCAAACGATTCTCGCTCGCCAAAGCCTTACATTACAACATTTCGACATCTATCAAAAAACAGGGAATTTTTTTAAACCACGAGCACGACCAGTTATTGTGTATCCTGCTGATTTTTTCCTCTCAGAACCAAGTATCGATGAGCTCAACACATCATCACAGCAACCACGATATAAGATACAACTTTCCTTTTCACTTCCCAAAGGAAGCTATGCAACAATTGTTACAAAGAAAATCTTTGGGCACTAG